The following nucleotide sequence is from Thermostaphylospora chromogena.
CCACGACCACCTCACCCTGATCCACATGCGCCGCGCCGCCTGAAACGGGCGCGTCCACCCGCCCGCGCCCCTCCGCGCGCTGCGCCGTCGCCCTGCGCCACGCCCGGCGAGGGGACGGCGGGCCGGACCCGGCGCTGAAGGCCGAAGCGGGCGGCCGCCGCCACGGCCCGTGACACCCGCCCGGCCGGTCCGGACGGTCACCGGAGCGTCAGGAGACGGCGCCACACCTCGTCGACATGGGCGTCCAGGTCGTCCAGGGTCGTCTCGTTGGGGATGACGAAGTCGGCGACGGCCAGCCGCTCCTCCCGGCTCGCCTGGGCCGCGATGCGCGCCTTGGCGTCGGCTTCGGTCATGCCGCGCAGCCGCACCAGCCGGTCCAGGCGGATCTCGTCGGAGGCGTCCACCACGATCACCACCTCGTACGACCCGGCCAGGCCGTTCTCCACCAGCAGCGGCACGTCGTAGACCACGATCGCGTCGTCCGGTGCGGCGGCCTGCAGCTCGGCGACCCGCCTGCCGACCAGCGGGTGGACGATGGAGTTGAGCGTG
It contains:
- the coaE gene encoding dephospho-CoA kinase, which produces MLKVGLTGGIGSGKSEVARRLAARGAMVIDADKIAREVVEPGTEGLARVVKAFGEEVLREDGTLDRKKLGAIVFADRDKLATLNSIVHPLVGRRVAELQAAAPDDAIVVYDVPLLVENGLAGSYEVVIVVDASDEIRLDRLVRLRGMTEADAKARIAAQASREERLAVADFVIPNETTLDDLDAHVDEVWRRLLTLR